The Trachemys scripta elegans isolate TJP31775 chromosome 14, CAS_Tse_1.0, whole genome shotgun sequence genome segment ctggtggcagctcccaagggggtttctgtgatccaacccgtcacaagagGCCTAGCCAGTGCATGGTTTTTTCCTTTCCTCAGATGAACAGACAGCTCCTCCTTTCATGTAAGGAGAAAACAAAGAAGCACTTACCATCCCTCTGCTCAATCTCTCCCAGAGCCACATATAGGGATCCAAGCTGGGCTTGGAACGGTTCCACAAATTTGGTGCAAACACAGACCTGGTGCTGGACTGAACTGCGCAGGGCTGTCAGGATGGCTTCAGACTGGACCATGTCATAACAGTGTAACCTGAAACACAATCGATTCAGTGAACTCAGCAGCAGGGACCCTAAAAAGTGAGTTGAGAGGAcgcaaggaagaaaaaaaggaacTACAGACGCCACAGAGACACTGTTGAAAGTAGCGTTGGCCTGAAAAAAGCTGTTCTCACCTGCCAAACGTTCGCAGGGTCTCCCCATCTGCGACTGATCCACAGTTAATCTCCCAAGGAAAATAATAAACACCAGGACTGGGCAGCAtcttgcagagctgctgctgcaggttccaCAAGCAGACAAAATTCTGGGCAGGTATTTAAAGGGATGTTAGTCAACCTTCATAGGCCCCAAAATGTACCTACAAAAAACCCAATGGATGCATTAAGGCCTTATGTATAAAGATATTTTCTCTTGATTGAGAGGTTTAACAATAATCACCAAGTACTATCTTCAAAGTGCTACACCAACTTTAATTCTCACAACTGCTCTGAAACAGGAACATACTTACCCCATTTCACGAGAGGGGGGTAAATTGAAGCGCAGAGAGAATAAGATTTGCCCCACAGTGGGTCAGCAAAAAAGCTGGGATTAAAGGACTTGGGAGCTTcttgctctagggtgaccagaaaatatcgggacacattgggggaggagaggcggggggaggaggggtcgctggcagagaaaaaaaaaaagtggagtgccaccggtggagcaaaaaaaaaaaaaaaNAGCGACCGAAGCAAAGAGTTATGGGGAGATTGTTCCATAGAGCAGGAGCTGTGGCaggccaggagtcctgggttctgaaACTAGCCCTGTCGCTGACTAGCTGTGGGACTTTCTGGTCTTATCCTGTTTCATTGCCTCACCTGCAAAATGGGAACAATTCCCTGTGGTGCTGTGAGACTGAAATCATTTGTGTTTAGACTGTGCTTGGAGACAGTCAGCTGGAAGGCAATCCAGAAAGGCATGGTGTTACAAATCATGTATGTAATAAGTCTCAAACTAATTAAGAAGAATTCCACTCACTGATGATTATTATTACAAGGTGTTGCCTGGGACAAAGCCACTCAGCTTCACTTGGCGTACAGCCAAGCCAACATTTGCTTTCTACGTCttataatgcaaataaaatgaTCCTCAGAGCACCATAACAAATTGGATCTGGCGCCCTTCATCACCGAGCTTGTCGGACTGCTTTCACGCCTCACATACCATGCCTCAGAGTGGGGATGTATTTGTGATGTtctgagggaaggagaagagacgCAAAGATTTCTAAGCTGTGGCTCAAGGTAAACAGCAGGTTGCAATGTAGTGAGTTAAATGTGTTTGCAAATTACAAAATACAGACAAGGAAAGGCAATTACAGGCTGGAGAGTTATGGAAAATTTAGGGTTGGGATAGAAAGgttcgggtgggggggggaggggattctcCATAATTTCCAACGGTACATGTGCAGACACACATCCCTGCTGCGTTAGCTGTGTGGAACTTGCACTTTGCTCACTGTGTCAGCTGCTCAACTCACAAGCATCGGGTCCCGTTTGTGGAGCTATGCTAATCCCAAATGACTAGGATAGAAAATATTAATTTGTCTCTGTGGCACCTTCCCTcagaggatctccaagcactttatagGCTAATCAGTCCTCACAGCAACACTGTTAGCCTAATAATTACcctcctcattttacaggtggggaaactggggcacaggaCAGGGGCGTGACTTTCCCAAGGTGtcagtgagtcaatggcagagtcaggaatagaacccagatctcctgactctcagtcccgtACTTTAAAACCAACCTTCCTCCCTATAACATGGGTTCAGTGCAATTCATTTCAgctaaaacattcattttaaaatacacttcTTGGTTTTAACATCTATGCTTTAAATGAGCGAAATGATATTATTCTATGATCAAACGTGTCTTCTAATGTTGCCACTTCCTAAGACTTTGAAACACAAACACGCTGAGCTGCACTAGGCCGTCCCAAGCCTCCGCCGAGAACACCAGTTTCCCCGTAACCAACTGATTAACTGCATAGTGATATCAAAGAACAGCGATCGCAGCGTTTCGAGATAAGGCTATCTTTAGAGAGGAAAGGTCCTTTATCATAGCCACAAAAATAGTAATATTTGGCATTTCTCTAGTGCCTTTCATGTGccaatctcaaagtactttatgaAGGTGGATACGGATAttatacatggggaaactgaggcatggggcagaggagtgatttgcccaaggtcacacaggaagtcagtggcagagttggaaatAGAACCTGCTCTAACCATAAAACATGCTGTGTCTCAGAGTGAGTTTGAATGATTTTCTTCACCTAACAGAACAGTTGCTTTGGGTGGAGAGGGAGAGCAAAGGAGGACAgaggtgtgacgttgtgcagtctatatggttttataaaaacttgataataagtcaatataatgtaactaagctggttttagagaaaatacggtaataagtgaatgtaacgtaactgggatatgcttcatgcaaaaggtctcttgtaaggtatcattacaaagcttataatctactgagtgtgatcatctgatttgtataaatgtaccactcttgtatctaaaactagaaatataaaatgtaactctgagggcctattgtaattgtgtaaagtgtggaccattaatgatggtttggaatcttgatgactcccattgtctgcagatggctgtatttacctgtgagtcttcctgtatgtgtgtgtgctggcaagtgagtaatgaagtcttgcagtgacatgtgatcatgtcacctgaactggaatccatctttaacctggtgcttttccagtgagggggggtggaaacccagagagacaaagagttcccgccttatgcaaaagatatataaaggggggaagagaggagagagaggagagaagccatcatgaagaatcccctagctatcacctgagctgcaacaagagctgcaccaggggaaagaattgtgcccaggcctggaaggtgtccagtctgagaaaaacttactgaaacatctctgagggtgagattatctgtatttagtttgattaggcatagatttgcgcattttattttattttgcttggtgacttactttgttctgtctgttactactttgaaccacttaaatcctactgtctgtatttaataaaatcaccttttatttagtaatttactcagagtatgtattaatacctgggggagcaaacaactgtgcatatctctctatcagtgttatagagggcgaacaatttatgagtttgccctgcataagctttatgcagggcaaaacggatttatttgggtttagaccccattgggagttgggcatctgagtgctaaagacaagcgcactactgcgagctgttttcaggtaaacttgcagctttgggacaagtgattcagaccctgggtctgcgtctggagccagacaggagtgtctggctcagcaagacagggtgctggagtcctgagctggcagggaaaacagacgcaggggtagtctttgcacatctggtggcagctcccaagggggtttctgtgatccaacccgtcacaagagGCCTAGCCAGTGCATGGTTTTTTCCTTTCCTCAGATGAACAGACAGCTCCTCCTTTCATGTAAGGAGAAAACAAAGAAGCACTTACCATCCCTCTGCTCAATCTCTCCCAGAGCCACATATAGGGATCCAAGCTGGGCTTGGAACGGTTCCACAAATTTGGTGCAAACACAGACCTGGTGCTGGACTGAACTGCGCAGGGCTGTCAGGATGGCTTCAGACTGGACCATGTCATAACAGTGTAACCTGAAACACAATCGATTCAGTGAACTCAGCAGCAGGGACCCTAAAAAGTGAGTTGAGAGGAcgcaaggaagaaaaaaaggaacTACAGACGCGACAGAGACACTGTTGAAAGTAGCGTTGGCCTGAAAAAAGCTGTTCTCACCTGCCAAACGTTCGCAGGGTCTCCCCATCTGCGACTGATCCACAGTTAATCTCCCAAGGAAAATAATAAACACCAGGACTGGGCAGCAtcttgcagagctgctgctgcaggttccaCAAGCAGACAAAATTCTGGGCAGGTATTTAAAGGGATGTTAGTCAACCTTCATAGGCCCCAAAATGTACCTACAAAAAACCCAATGGATGCATTAAGGCCTTATGTATAAAGATATTTTCTCTTGATTGAGAGGTTTAACAATAATCACCAAGTACTATCTTCAAAGTGCTACACCAACTTTAATTCTCACAACTGCTCTGAAACAGGAACATACTTACCCCATTTCACGAGAGGGGGGTAAATTGAAGCGCAGAGAGAATAAGATTTGCCCCACAGTGGGTCAGCAAAAAAGCTGGGATTAAAGGACTTGGGAGCTTcttgctctagggtgaccagaaaatatcgggacacattgggggaggagaggcggggggaggaggggtcgctggcagagaaaaaaaaaaagtggagtgccaccggtggagcaaaaaaaaaaaaaaagagtatcgcgaaatatcgggacaaattgcgtcctgaCCTAACATcagtcgggacacgggacaacgcctaaatattgggacggtcccgattttatcggaacatctggtcaccctatcttgcTCCCGGCCCTGTGATCAAGCCGCTAGATTACAATGCCTCTCCGAATATTCCTGGGGTCCTGAAGATCCTATACAGAGGTGATTGTGGTAGTGTGTGTaccaggaagaactggaagtgctaataaataaatacaactatgacattgttggcatcactgaaacttggtgggataatacacatgattggaatgttggtgtggatgggtacagcttgctcaggaaggatagacagggggaaaaagggaggaggtgttgccttgtatattaaaaatgtacacacttggactgaggtagagatggacataggagacggaagtgttgagagtctctgggttaggcttaaaggggcaaaaaacaagggagatgtcatgctaggcgtctactacaggccacctaaccaggtggaagaagtggatgaggcttttttcaagcaactaacaaaatcatccaaagcccaagatttggtggtgatgggggacttcaactatccggatacatgttgggaaaataacacagcggggaacagactatccaacaaattcttggactgcattggagacaactttttatttcagaaggttgaaaaagctactaggggggaagctgttctagacttgattttaacaaatagggaggaactcgttgagaatgtgaaagtagaaggcagcctgggtgaaagtgatcatgaaatcatagagtttgcaattctaaggaagggtagaagggagaacagcaaaatagagacaatggatttcaggaaggcagattttgggaagctcagagagctgataggtaaggtcccatgggaatcaagactgaggggaaaaacaactgaggagagttggcagtttttcaaagggacactattaagggcccaaaagcaagctattccgctggttaggaaagatagaaaatgtggcaaaagaccaccttggcttaaccacgagatcttgcacgatctaaaaaataaaaaggagtcatataaaaaatggaaactaggacagattacaaaggatgaatataggcaaacaacacaggaatgcaggggcaagattagaaaggcaaaggcacaaaatgagctcaaactagctacgggaataaaaggaaacaagaagactttttatcaatacattagaagcaagaggaagaccaaagacagggtaggcccactgcttagtgaagagggagaaacagtaacaggaaacttggaaatggcagagatgcttaatgacttctttgtttcggtcttcaccaagaagtctgaaggaatgcctaacatagtgaatactaatgggaagggggtaggtttagcggataaaataaaaaaagaacaagttaaaaatcacttagaaaagttagatgcctgcaagtcacccgggcctgatgaaatgcatcctagaatactcaaggagctaatagaggaggtatctgagcctctagctattatctttggaaagtcatgggagacgggagagattccagaagactggaaaagggcaaatatagtgcccatctataaaaagggaaataaaaacaacccaggtaactacagaccagttagtttaacttctgtgccagggaagataatggagcaagtaattaaggaaatcatctgccaacacttggaaggtggtaaggtgatagggaatagccagcatggatttgtgaagaacaaatcatgtcaaaccaatctgatagctttctttgataggataacgagccttgtggataagggtgaagcggtggatgtggtatacctagactttagtaaggcatttgatacggtctcgcatgatattcttatcgataaactaggcaaatacaaattagatggggctactataaggtgggtgcataactggctggataaccgtactcagagagttgttattaatggttcccaatcctgctggaaaggcgtaacgagtggggtaccgcaggggtctgttttgggaccggctctgttcaatatcttcatcaacgacttagatattggcatagaaagtacgcttattaagtttgcggatgataccaaactgggagggattgcaactactttggaggacagggtcataattcaaaatgatctggacaaattggagaaatggtctgagttaaacaggatgaagtttaacaaagacaaatgcaaagtgctccacttaggaaggaaaaatcaatttcacacatacagaatgggaaaagactgtctaggaaggagtacggcagaaagggatctaggggttatagtggaccgcaagctaaatatgagtcaacagtgtgatgcggttgcaaaaaaagcaaacatgattctgggatgcattaacaggtctgttgtgagcaagacacgagaagtcattcttccgctctactctgctctggttaggcctcagctggagtattgtgtccagttctgggcgccgcatttcaagaaagatgtggagaaattggaaagggtccagagaagagcaacaagaatgattaaaggtcttgagaacatgacctatgaaggaaggctgaaagaactgggtttgtttagtttggaaaagagaagactgagaggggacatgatagcagttttcaggtatctaaaagggtgtcataaggaggagggagagaacttgttcaccttagcctctaaggatagaaccagaaacaatgggtttaaactgcagcaagggaggtctaggttggacattaggaaaaagttcctaactgtcagggtggttaaacactggaacaaattgcctagggaggttgtggaatctccgtctctggagatatttaagagtaggttagataaatttctatcagggatggtctagacagtatttggtcctgccatgcgggcaggggactggactcgatgacctctcgaggtcccttccagtcctataatctatgaatctatgaaacccaCATAGTAACTAAGGCCCCGAAATTGAGTTATTGCTATTTAATACCCAGGCAAGTATTAAAACCTTTTAGTAAAGACAGACCAGCG includes the following:
- the TEN1 gene encoding CST complex subunit TEN1 isoform X2, which translates into the protein MLPSPGVYYFPWEINCGSVADGETLRTFGRLHCYDMVQSEAILTALRSSVQHQVCVCTKFVEPFQAQLGSLYVALGEIEQRDGEGPVLKARVLTCVEGTNLPLLEQAIQEQRQYFRERQGQVESSAS